The genomic stretch TCTCGAAACTTCTCGTTCAGTTGTCTCTCACCGATATCAAGCAAGGATGCCATCTCCGTAAGTCCAATTCCGGGATCTGCGAATTCCGCTTCGAGAAAGTCTAGCAGAAGTTGAATTCGCTCCAGCCGTTTCGATATCGATGGCCGGTTGTCCGTTCGCGCATCGGTTCGAAGCAGCGTTAGGAATTGGTACAAATCCGATGAAAACTGCCATCCTGACGGATCGCCTCCAGACTCGGCGAGCGTCAGCATGTCTGCTAATTTTTTCGATATCCGAGCATTGCCGACTTCCCACTGGAAGCGCTCCGCCATGTTCCATCCGAATGATTGGATGAAGCTTGCCGCCATGCTCCCGTGAAACGTGATAAACCCAGTATGCCAAGAGCCGTTCTTTGCTTCGTAACGATGAGGCGTTCCTGGGGATAACAATACCCCTGAGTGCTCGGTCATTTTCCAGATTTGACCATTCGTCGATAGCTCGCCTTCGCCTGCGAGTGTCTGGAGCCAGTGGAAATAGGGGTAGCCATTCGGCCGCTCTATCGTCTCTTGCTCGGGACTCACTCCGATCGATTCGAGCTGCAGCGGCAGCAATTCTGCAGGCGAAGCGGGAACGATGCGTCGTTTCATAGTGAACCTCCATATTCTTATATGCGATTTCTATATTATTATATGGGACCTTATAAAATTAAGTTTTACAATGAAGAGGTATACTGCGATTTTATCATATAATTCAAGGAGTGACTTCATGTGGGACGGAATGGACCTCTATCACACCTTGAGCCCAGAAGGCGGCATTCCTTCAAGATTGGTTATCCCAGCTGTATCTTTTTAAGTATGTGAATCTGACAAGAGGGGACGATTGAGATGAAAATTAGCGCAAAAGAAAGCGACTTGAAGCAAGTCGTCGGACGTGTGGCGGAGTACACGTTCGGCATGGATCTAACTTGGGACTGGCCGGGAGGAGTTGCCTACTACGGCGTCAGTCGGGCTTACGAAGTGACGGGCGAGCAAGTATATCTGGATCGAATGATCGCTTGGGTAGACGAATACATAGAGGCGGGACTTCCGGTTTGGACGGTCAATACATGCGCGATGGGGCATATGCTGCTCACCTTGTACGAGCAGACGAAGGACGAGCGGTATGCGGAGCTTATTTTCAGCAAGCTCGATTATTTGGAGAACAAAGCACTACGTTTCGGCGACCGAGTGCTTCAGCATACAGTGTCGGCCAAAAATGATTTTCCGGAGCAGTGCTGGGCGGATACTTTGTTCATGGCGGCGTATTTCATGCTGCGCGCGGGCATTATGTTTGACAAAAAACATCTCGTAGAAGACGCTTTGCATCAATTTTTCTGGCATATCAATTACTTGCAGGACGAGAACGACGGGCTGTGGTATCACGGCTACAATCATATCAAGAAGGATCACATGTCCGGCATTTATTGGGCGCGTGCCAACGGCTGGGCGGCCTATACGATGTCCAGAGCTGCCAAAATATTGCCGGAGGCCTATCTGTATCCACCGATGATGCATATATGGAGTTCATTGCGCGATCAGCTCGCCGCAATCAAGAAGCTGCAGCAGGAAGACGGTCTCTGGGGCACCGTGCTTGATTTTCCGGAAGCCTATGGTGAAGTGTCAGCTACCGCGGGCATCGCGGCGGCTATGGTCACGCAAGGAAACCCGCTGCACGGGAAGCATGTGCAGAAGGCGCTTGACGGCCTGCTAGCGAACATTGCAGACAACGGCCGCGTTAGGAACGTATCGGGAGGCACCGCCGTCATGAACGACATCGCTGGTTACCTCCGCATCGACCGGAAATGGGCGCAGGGCTGGGGGCAGGGGCTAGGCCTTGCTTTCTTGGCCACGGTTATCGACGAAATCAAACAAGAGTAGGATTTTGCGGGAACGATGAGAT from Paenibacillus sp. FSL H8-0548 encodes the following:
- a CDS encoding glycoside hydrolase family 88 protein, translating into MKISAKESDLKQVVGRVAEYTFGMDLTWDWPGGVAYYGVSRAYEVTGEQVYLDRMIAWVDEYIEAGLPVWTVNTCAMGHMLLTLYEQTKDERYAELIFSKLDYLENKALRFGDRVLQHTVSAKNDFPEQCWADTLFMAAYFMLRAGIMFDKKHLVEDALHQFFWHINYLQDENDGLWYHGYNHIKKDHMSGIYWARANGWAAYTMSRAAKILPEAYLYPPMMHIWSSLRDQLAAIKKLQQEDGLWGTVLDFPEAYGEVSATAGIAAAMVTQGNPLHGKHVQKALDGLLANIADNGRVRNVSGGTAVMNDIAGYLRIDRKWAQGWGQGLGLAFLATVIDEIKQE
- a CDS encoding AraC family transcriptional regulator yields the protein MKRRIVPASPAELLPLQLESIGVSPEQETIERPNGYPYFHWLQTLAGEGELSTNGQIWKMTEHSGVLLSPGTPHRYEAKNGSWHTGFITFHGSMAASFIQSFGWNMAERFQWEVGNARISKKLADMLTLAESGGDPSGWQFSSDLYQFLTLLRTDARTDNRPSISKRLERIQLLLDFLEAEFADPGIGLTEMASLLDIGERQLNEKFRELFGQTAYAYLIQLRIRKAKEWLPSRPDWTVRRIGEAVGFRDASHFVATFRRKEGMTPETYRRLHGTGAVTREFKILPM